A window from Zingiber officinale cultivar Zhangliang chromosome 7A, Zo_v1.1, whole genome shotgun sequence encodes these proteins:
- the LOC121999693 gene encoding cell division cycle protein 48 homolog produces MSDCSFDLKFNIFAAYFLEAYHPVRKGDLFLVRGGMRSVEFKVIETDPAEYCIVAPDTEIFCEGELVKRENEDRLDEVGYDDVGGVRKQMAQIRELVELPLRHPQLFKSIGVKPPKGILLYGPPGSGKTLIARGVANETGAFFFCINGPEIMSKLVDESESNLRKAFEEVEKNAPSIIFIDEIDSIAPKREKTHGEVERRIVSQLLTLMDGLKSRAHVIIIGATNMPNTIDPALRRFSRFDREIDIDVPDEVGRLEVLRIHTKNMKLSDDVDLERIAKDTHGYVGVDLVALCTEAALQCIREKMDIIDLEDESIDAEILNSMSVTNEHFKTALGSSNPSALRETVVEVPNVNWDDIGGLENVKRELQEIRTVDVLTQKTRHLKVKRAKCNSRRQQIRQRGFSTTYIRISRDQPV; encoded by the exons ATGAGTGACTG TTCTTTTGACTTAAAATTTAACATTTTTGCAGCTTATTTTTTGGAAGCATATCATCCTGTTAGAAAAGGGGACCTTTTCCTTGTCAGGGGTGGGATGAGGAGTGTTGAGTTTAAGGTTATAGAAACTGATCCTGCAGAGTACTGCATTGTTGCTCCTGATACAGAGATTTTTTGTGAGGGGGAGCTGGTAAAAAGAGAAAACGAGGACAGGCTTGATGAGGTAGGTTATGATGATGTTGGAGGAGTTAGGAAACAAATGGCTCAAATAAGGGAGCTAGTAGAGCTTCCTCTAAGACATCCTCAACTATTTAAATCTATTGGTGTCAAGCCGCCAAAAGGTATTTTGTTGTATGGTCCACCTGGTTCAGGTAAGACATTAATAGCTAGAGGAGTCGCAAATGAGACAGGAGCTTTTTTCTTTTGCATCAATGGTCCAGAGATCATGTCAAAGCTAGTCGATGAGAGTGAGAGTAATTTGAGGAAGGCTTTTGAGGAAGTAGAGAAAAATGCACCCTCAATTATCTTCATTGATGAGATTGATTCCATTGCTCCTAAGAGGGAGAAAACTCATGGGGAAGTTGAAAGGCGCATAGTGTCTCAACTGTTGACACTGATGGATGGGTTGAAGTCTCGTGCTCATGTAATTATCATTGGGGCTACGAACATGCCAAACACTATCGATCCAGCTCTTAGACGATTCAGTAGGTTTGACAGAGAAATTGACATTGATGTTCCTGATGAGGTTGGCCGATTGGAGGTTCTTCGCATCCATACTAAGAACATGAAGCTATCTGATGAT GTTGATTTGGAAAGGATTGCTAAGGATACTCATGGCTATGTTGGGGTTGACCTTGTTGCTTTATGCACTGAAGCTGCTCTCCAGTGTATCCGTGAAAAGATGGACATAATTGATCTAGAAGATGAATCAATTGATGCTGAGATTCTCAATTCTATGTCTGTTACAAATGAACACTTTAAGACTGCTTTGGGATCTAGTAACCCATCTGCCCTCCGTGAAACT GTTGTTGAAGTACCAAATGTCAACTGGGATGATATTGGTGGGCTGGAAAATGTCAAGAGGGAACTGCAAGAG attagaacagtggatgttttaactcagaaaactaggcatttgaaggtgaaaag agcaaagtgcaattcaagacgACAACAAATAAGACAGAGGGGATTTTcgactacgtacatacggatctctaGGGACCAaccagtgtag